A genomic region of Chlorobaculum parvum NCIB 8327 contains the following coding sequences:
- a CDS encoding energy-coupling factor transporter transmembrane component T family protein — translation MTDRFTIGSLHDSASSYRLPVGDGSAIIILAIFIIVVVSIPKFDLAGVLAFAAIPLLLFTAAPVQLVPILKRLVIVSPFIAFMAAGNLFLDRTTALTIAGFSITGGMISATVIVLKTLLTLSTLLWLMAVMPFHRFGTALRGLGVPEVFVTQLLLVYRYSFLLAEEAGMMQKARDLRSFDGHGKGALVTAKLIGSLLIRTTARAERIYMAMNARGFRTALAEQRPALALKANDLAAVAIAGTLFGLIRYLF, via the coding sequence GTGACGGATCGCTTCACCATCGGCAGTCTGCACGATTCAGCTTCATCGTACAGACTGCCTGTCGGAGACGGCTCAGCGATTATCATTCTCGCCATATTCATCATTGTCGTCGTCTCCATCCCGAAATTCGATCTTGCCGGAGTGCTCGCCTTCGCAGCCATTCCGCTGCTGCTCTTCACCGCCGCACCCGTCCAGCTTGTGCCGATACTCAAACGGCTCGTCATCGTCTCGCCCTTCATCGCGTTCATGGCCGCAGGGAATCTCTTTCTTGACCGCACAACCGCGTTGACCATTGCCGGATTCAGCATCACCGGAGGTATGATTTCGGCGACGGTCATCGTGCTGAAAACCCTGCTCACCCTCTCCACCCTGCTCTGGCTCATGGCCGTCATGCCGTTCCACCGGTTCGGCACGGCCTTGCGCGGCCTCGGCGTGCCGGAGGTGTTCGTCACACAACTGCTGCTCGTGTACCGCTACAGCTTTCTGCTTGCCGAGGAGGCCGGAATGATGCAGAAAGCGCGCGACCTGCGAAGCTTCGATGGCCACGGCAAAGGCGCGCTCGTCACCGCGAAACTTATCGGTTCGCTGCTCATCCGGACGACCGCACGCGCCGAACGGATTTACATGGCCATGAACGCGCGAGGTTTCCGCACGGCGCTTGCCGAACAACGCCCAGCCCTCGCCCTCAAAGCAAACGACCTTGCCGCCGTCGCCATTGCCGGAACGCTTTTCGGCCTGATCCGGTATCTTTTCTGA
- a CDS encoding LOG family protein: MEPNYRVTIFGSARISEGDEAYRDVFEIAKGLAAEGFDIVTGGGPGLMQAANAGSKSVSNGGKSIGLNIKLPHEQCPNPYLDIKEEFDRFSGRLDTFMSMSDAVVVAPGGIGTLLELFYSWQLVQVQHLCETPIILFGEIWTSLLLWLETEVMPRHLFERHDMYTIFHVMEPSEVVDLIIKIHKERPKTENVCRNFSKYRVKGEE, from the coding sequence ATGGAACCGAATTATCGTGTAACCATTTTCGGGTCGGCCCGGATCAGTGAGGGGGACGAGGCTTACCGGGATGTTTTTGAAATCGCCAAGGGGCTGGCTGCCGAGGGGTTCGACATTGTGACCGGCGGCGGGCCGGGGTTGATGCAGGCGGCGAATGCCGGGTCAAAGAGCGTGTCGAATGGCGGCAAGTCGATCGGGCTGAACATCAAGCTGCCACACGAGCAGTGCCCGAATCCGTATCTCGACATCAAGGAGGAGTTCGACCGGTTCAGCGGTCGGCTCGATACTTTCATGTCCATGTCCGACGCCGTGGTCGTCGCGCCCGGCGGTATCGGCACCTTGCTCGAACTCTTCTACTCCTGGCAGCTCGTGCAGGTGCAGCACCTCTGCGAAACGCCGATCATCCTCTTCGGCGAAATCTGGACCAGCCTGCTTCTCTGGCTCGAAACCGAAGTCATGCCCCGCCACCTCTTCGAGCGCCACGACATGTACACCATTTTCCACGTCATGGAGCCGTCGGAGGTGGTCGATTTGATCATCAAAATTCACAAAGAGCGGCCAAAGACAGAGAATGTCTGCCGCAATTTTTCGAAGTATCGGGTGAAAGGGGAGGAGTAG
- a CDS encoding energy-coupling factor ABC transporter permease, giving the protein MHMSDALLSPVVGGTFWAVSAGMIGWSARKTAADSDGSKTVLMGVLGAFVFAAQMINFTIPGTGSSGHIGGGLLLAVLLGPWRAFITLASVLVIQALFFADGGLLALGCNIFNMAFIPAFIAWPFIYRPIAGSGDSPVRLATASIAAATLGLLAGAFSVVLQTTMSGISDLPFNTFMLFMLPIHAAIGITEGVLTWGVLAFIRSTEPGLLQTTSEIRAPKTGFVTASLFVAALAIGGTLSWFASSNPDGLEWSIAKVTGKEELASPDEHAHELLAGLQEQAAILPDYDFRHTDNQTTSPNSPVNVGTSFSGIAGSLMVLLLSGAAGLLFRNRRNNSAAATQS; this is encoded by the coding sequence ATGCACATGTCAGACGCATTGCTCTCACCGGTTGTCGGCGGCACGTTCTGGGCGGTCAGCGCCGGAATGATCGGCTGGTCGGCCCGAAAAACCGCCGCCGATTCGGACGGTTCGAAAACCGTGCTGATGGGCGTACTCGGCGCGTTCGTGTTCGCCGCACAAATGATCAACTTCACCATTCCGGGCACGGGATCGAGCGGGCATATCGGCGGCGGACTGCTGCTCGCCGTGCTGCTCGGGCCGTGGCGGGCTTTCATCACGCTTGCCTCGGTGCTGGTAATCCAGGCGCTCTTTTTCGCGGACGGCGGACTGCTCGCGCTGGGCTGCAACATCTTCAACATGGCCTTCATCCCGGCCTTCATCGCCTGGCCATTCATCTATCGGCCCATCGCGGGGAGTGGAGATTCTCCGGTGCGCCTCGCCACGGCAAGCATCGCCGCCGCCACACTCGGGCTGCTTGCCGGAGCCTTCTCGGTGGTACTCCAAACCACCATGTCCGGCATCTCCGACCTGCCGTTCAACACCTTCATGCTTTTCATGCTACCGATCCACGCCGCCATCGGCATCACCGAAGGCGTGCTGACCTGGGGCGTGCTCGCCTTCATCCGTTCGACCGAACCGGGGCTTCTGCAGACAACCTCCGAAATTCGCGCACCGAAAACCGGCTTCGTGACTGCAAGCCTCTTCGTGGCCGCGCTCGCCATCGGCGGTACGCTCTCCTGGTTCGCATCGTCAAACCCGGATGGACTGGAGTGGTCGATTGCAAAAGTGACCGGCAAAGAGGAGCTGGCCTCGCCTGATGAACATGCTCACGAGCTGCTGGCCGGACTTCAGGAACAGGCGGCCATCCTGCCGGACTACGACTTCAGGCATACGGACAATCAAACCACATCGCCGAACTCACCCGTCAACGTCGGCACTTCGTTCTCCGGCATCGCCGGAAGCCTGATGGTGCTGCTGCTTTCCGGCGCTGCAGGTCTGTTGTTCCGCAACCGCCGCAACAACTCAGCGGCGGCAACGCAATCGTGA
- the hisI gene encoding phosphoribosyl-AMP cyclohydrolase — protein MSENQDTQKSFLETVKFDDRGLVPAIVQDHETGKVLMMAWMNLESLKMTLEKKKACYWSRSRNKLWLKGESSGNMQDVHDIMIDCDGDTLLLKVSQKGGACHVGYHSCFYRKTTDGEQMEICDTLMFDPEEVYGKKS, from the coding sequence ATGAGCGAGAATCAAGATACGCAGAAGAGCTTTCTCGAAACGGTGAAATTCGATGACCGCGGCCTGGTGCCTGCCATCGTGCAGGATCACGAAACCGGCAAGGTGCTGATGATGGCCTGGATGAACCTCGAAAGCCTCAAAATGACCCTCGAAAAGAAAAAGGCCTGCTACTGGAGCCGCAGCCGCAACAAGCTCTGGCTCAAGGGTGAATCGTCCGGCAACATGCAGGATGTGCACGATATTATGATCGACTGCGACGGCGACACGCTGCTGCTCAAGGTTTCGCAGAAAGGTGGCGCCTGCCACGTAGGCTACCACTCCTGCTTCTACAGAAAGACCACGGATGGCGAACAGATGGAAATCTGCGACACGCTGATGTTCGATCCCGAAGAGGTTTACGGCAAGAAAAGCTGA
- the ubiE gene encoding bifunctional demethylmenaquinone methyltransferase/2-methoxy-6-polyprenyl-1,4-benzoquinol methylase UbiE — MSSSKETAKSLIQTKSRSSIRNMFDEVAPTYDFLNHLLSLGIDNYWRVVAAKKARKQVEGEREPKILDVATGTGDLAASMAKIPGAKVTGYDLSPEMLAIARKKYPNIEFHEGFAEKMPFADQSFHVVSAGFGVRNFEDLAQGMKEFHRVLKPGGCAYIIEPMIPRNPVMKKLYLIYFKNVLPKIAGMFSKSTFAYDYLPNSVEQFPQAEAFTKILKQAGFKKAEFFPMTFETSILYVATK; from the coding sequence ATGAGCAGTTCCAAAGAGACCGCAAAGTCCCTCATACAGACCAAGTCACGCTCCTCGATCCGAAACATGTTCGACGAGGTTGCGCCGACCTACGACTTCCTCAACCACCTCTTGAGCCTTGGCATCGATAACTACTGGAGAGTGGTTGCCGCTAAAAAGGCGCGCAAGCAGGTGGAAGGCGAACGCGAGCCGAAAATTCTCGACGTCGCCACCGGCACGGGCGACCTGGCCGCATCGATGGCAAAGATCCCCGGTGCGAAAGTGACCGGCTATGACCTCTCGCCCGAGATGCTCGCCATCGCGCGCAAGAAGTACCCGAACATCGAGTTCCATGAAGGCTTCGCTGAAAAGATGCCCTTCGCCGACCAGAGCTTCCACGTCGTCAGCGCCGGCTTCGGCGTCCGCAACTTCGAAGACCTCGCGCAGGGCATGAAAGAGTTCCACCGCGTCCTCAAGCCCGGCGGCTGCGCCTACATCATCGAGCCGATGATTCCGCGTAACCCGGTGATGAAAAAGCTCTACCTGATCTACTTCAAGAACGTCCTGCCGAAAATTGCAGGCATGTTCAGCAAATCGACCTTCGCCTACGACTACCTCCCCAACTCGGTCGAGCAGTTCCCCCAGGCCGAAGCCTTCACGAAAATTCTGAAGCAGGCTGGCTTCAAAAAGGCCGAATTCTTCCCGATGACGTTTGAAACTTCAATTCTGTACGTGGCGACGAAGTAG
- a CDS encoding energy-coupling factor ABC transporter ATP-binding protein translates to MIAIEQLAYTYPDGTRALDGIDLQLGKGESLGIAGSNGAGKSTLVNHLNGWFLPQEGSIRIGEVKADKKTVEQIRKKVGLVFQKPDDQLFMARLYDDVLFGPINLGMNEDESRAKAKQLLRMFGLWELRDKPPAHLSQGQKRFAAITAVLVMQPELLVMDEPTSDLDPRNRRKLIELVNELPMTRVTVSHDLDFIWDTCDRVCILNKGKIVADGPTKEILADRDLLEANGLELPLRLQA, encoded by the coding sequence TTGATCGCCATCGAACAACTCGCCTATACCTATCCCGACGGCACACGCGCGCTTGACGGCATCGACCTTCAGCTCGGCAAGGGCGAGTCGCTCGGCATTGCAGGATCGAACGGCGCGGGCAAATCGACCCTTGTCAACCATCTCAACGGCTGGTTCCTGCCGCAGGAGGGATCTATTCGGATTGGAGAGGTGAAGGCGGACAAAAAAACAGTTGAGCAAATCCGAAAAAAGGTGGGGCTGGTGTTCCAGAAACCGGACGACCAGCTTTTCATGGCGAGGCTCTATGACGACGTGCTCTTCGGCCCTATAAACCTCGGCATGAATGAGGACGAAAGCCGCGCCAAAGCCAAACAGTTGCTCCGGATGTTTGGACTCTGGGAGCTGCGCGACAAGCCACCTGCACACCTGTCGCAAGGCCAGAAACGGTTTGCCGCCATCACGGCGGTACTCGTCATGCAGCCGGAGCTGCTCGTGATGGACGAGCCGACCTCCGACCTCGACCCGCGCAACCGCCGCAAACTCATCGAGCTGGTGAACGAGTTGCCGATGACAAGGGTGACCGTCTCGCACGACCTCGATTTCATCTGGGACACATGCGATCGGGTCTGCATTCTGAACAAAGGAAAAATCGTCGCCGACGGCCCGACAAAAGAAATTCTCGCAGATCGTGACCTGCTCGAAGCCAACGGCCTCGAACTTCCGCTGAGATTACAGGCGTAA
- a CDS encoding efflux RND transporter periplasmic adaptor subunit, protein MQNLQKMLPKFSIAFVIVFVAVSAYLLTRGNTVEVEAAKITRSELVEAVYATGYVEAENIAALSAEFSGTVRTVGALEGERVKKGEEIIVFDSPQPRLAVEEARAAVAEEQAAARDDILKLQRNRMLFKAGAISRQQLDEAERNSAQSLESLRQRQLQLRSREDDLTKLSVVAPFDGMLTLQKVKAGDYVQANTEVAEVADTSSYLVVVEVDELDVPRLRTGLNAVIAFDSMPDKRFDATVVRIVPQTDRVTKTSRVYLRLNKPVEAIQGGMTATANIIYNVKKGTLLARKSSVFEQDRKAYVWKIVSGKLKKQAVRTGDSDLTFIEILDGLAEGDQVVTSPQENYRDGMETRIVEDRKKSS, encoded by the coding sequence ATGCAGAATCTGCAGAAAATGCTTCCGAAGTTTTCGATAGCCTTTGTGATTGTGTTTGTGGCTGTCTCCGCTTATCTGCTGACCCGCGGTAACACGGTTGAAGTCGAGGCCGCAAAGATCACGAGATCGGAGTTGGTCGAGGCGGTTTATGCTACTGGCTATGTCGAGGCGGAGAACATTGCTGCGCTCAGTGCCGAGTTTTCGGGAACAGTGCGCACTGTCGGGGCGCTTGAAGGAGAACGCGTCAAAAAGGGCGAGGAGATCATCGTGTTCGACAGCCCGCAGCCCCGTCTTGCCGTCGAGGAGGCGCGCGCGGCGGTGGCCGAGGAGCAGGCCGCGGCCAGGGACGACATCCTCAAACTGCAGCGCAACCGGATGCTTTTCAAGGCGGGAGCGATTTCTCGCCAGCAGCTTGACGAGGCGGAACGCAACAGCGCTCAGTCGCTCGAATCGCTCCGGCAGCGACAGTTGCAGCTCCGCAGCCGCGAGGATGACCTGACGAAGCTCTCCGTCGTTGCGCCGTTCGACGGGATGCTGACTCTCCAGAAGGTCAAGGCGGGTGACTATGTCCAGGCCAATACCGAAGTGGCCGAAGTGGCCGATACTTCCAGCTACCTCGTGGTTGTCGAAGTCGATGAGCTTGACGTGCCTCGCCTGCGCACCGGCCTGAACGCCGTGATCGCCTTCGACTCGATGCCCGACAAGCGCTTCGATGCCACCGTCGTGCGCATCGTTCCGCAAACCGATCGGGTGACCAAGACCTCGCGGGTTTATCTTCGCCTGAACAAACCGGTTGAGGCGATTCAGGGCGGCATGACCGCTACGGCCAACATCATCTATAACGTCAAAAAGGGGACACTTCTGGCCAGGAAAAGCTCTGTGTTCGAGCAGGATCGGAAAGCGTATGTCTGGAAGATCGTTAGCGGAAAGTTGAAGAAGCAGGCGGTTCGCACCGGTGACAGCGATCTGACCTTCATCGAGATTCTTGACGGTCTCGCCGAGGGTGATCAGGTGGTCACTTCGCCCCAGGAGAACTACCGCGATGGCATGGAGACGCGCATCGTGGAGGATCGCAAAAAGAGCTCCTGA
- a CDS encoding transporter, with translation MKKKIQLLTSALMLCSTQTFAAMPLQTDDTGTQGKGHSQIEIGFESARDKETEGGTSYKLTGGAIGTTFTYGLTSNIDLVAGLPWEWYTEKENGVKVADESGYGDLALQIKWRFYEMPDTGFSLALKPGLTLPTGDDDKGLGTGKVSGDVTLIATREAKLATFHFNLGYRHNEYKLDELSETSRKNIWYASMAGELNVTDKLRAVGDIGIETNSDKDADTDPAYIIGGLIYAVSDYTDLDIGIRSGLNDAETDTTLLAGATIRF, from the coding sequence ATGAAGAAAAAAATCCAGCTTCTCACCTCGGCGCTCATGCTCTGTTCAACGCAGACTTTTGCTGCCATGCCGCTCCAGACCGACGACACCGGAACCCAGGGCAAAGGGCACAGCCAGATTGAAATCGGATTTGAATCCGCCCGAGACAAGGAAACCGAGGGAGGAACCTCATACAAGTTGACCGGCGGAGCCATTGGGACCACCTTCACCTACGGCCTGACCAGCAACATCGACCTGGTCGCCGGTCTTCCCTGGGAGTGGTACACCGAAAAAGAGAATGGCGTCAAAGTGGCCGATGAAAGCGGCTATGGCGATCTGGCTCTGCAAATCAAATGGCGCTTTTACGAGATGCCGGACACCGGCTTCAGCCTCGCGCTCAAACCCGGACTCACCCTGCCGACCGGCGATGACGATAAAGGCCTCGGCACCGGCAAGGTTTCGGGTGACGTAACGCTCATCGCCACGCGCGAAGCCAAACTGGCCACCTTTCACTTCAACCTTGGCTACAGGCACAACGAATACAAGCTCGACGAACTCAGCGAAACGTCGAGAAAAAATATCTGGTACGCATCGATGGCTGGTGAACTGAACGTGACCGACAAGCTCAGAGCTGTAGGCGATATCGGCATCGAGACCAATTCGGACAAGGATGCTGATACCGATCCGGCCTACATTATCGGCGGCCTGATCTACGCGGTCAGCGACTATACCGACCTCGATATCGGCATCCGGAGCGGCCTGAACGACGCTGAAACCGATACGACGCTGCTCGCCGGCGCAACGATACGCTTCTGA
- the nikR gene encoding nickel-responsive transcriptional regulator NikR, which yields MSDLYRFGISLDRELIEAFDRHIKGQGYQSRSEALRDLIRNELLRKTTAEGGLVAGAIVMTYDHHKRELVNRLIDIQHDFHDLIISTQHVHLDHENCLEVIAVKGNAPDIEKLSSALKVLVGVKHLDLSLSSAD from the coding sequence GTGAGCGACCTGTACCGCTTCGGCATTTCGCTCGACAGGGAACTGATCGAGGCTTTCGACCGGCACATCAAAGGCCAAGGCTATCAGAGCCGGTCGGAAGCCCTCAGGGACCTCATTCGCAACGAGCTGCTCCGCAAAACCACCGCCGAAGGCGGGTTGGTAGCCGGAGCCATCGTCATGACTTACGACCACCACAAACGCGAGCTGGTCAACCGCCTCATCGACATCCAGCACGACTTCCACGACCTCATCATCTCGACCCAGCACGTACACCTCGACCACGAGAACTGCCTCGAAGTGATCGCCGTCAAGGGCAACGCCCCGGACATCGAAAAGCTTTCGAGCGCCCTCAAGGTGCTGGTCGGTGTCAAGCATCTCGACCTCTCCCTCTCATCCGCTGATTGA
- a CDS encoding ferrochelatase has translation MPAKRIAVILAAHGEAETSGFLENYRVSLHTLQRASELIAVPAPLQHFISFSSSLRKKAASRGGSPQNLLTRRQASALQKLLDQRFPASCPGISFEVMAAFSASEPSVEALVGKTRLYDGRIVMPMAPVDNALICGLLCAYLAETASPSELARTRVIGRLWSDEALHHAYLDYLFGHGSLPPVSQKERNALMLLFHGTLVEDRNGQPPSFHTGQTETASFARRLMELIEADPRNPWGTVTTAYLNHDVGGRWSTPPFGDACRALDGKGLRHVSLFAAGYFSDGNETTGREQQCSAFDPDAQVETIPCLNDSPRFISFLAGRVVAATRQILAFS, from the coding sequence ATGCCTGCAAAACGGATAGCTGTGATTCTTGCCGCGCATGGCGAAGCTGAAACTTCGGGTTTCCTTGAGAATTACCGGGTGAGTCTCCACACCCTCCAGCGGGCTTCCGAGCTTATTGCCGTTCCCGCGCCGTTGCAGCACTTTATTTCGTTCAGTTCCTCTCTTCGCAAAAAAGCTGCCAGTCGTGGCGGATCGCCGCAGAATTTGTTGACCCGGCGGCAGGCCTCCGCGCTTCAGAAGCTGCTCGACCAGCGCTTTCCGGCGTCGTGCCCGGGCATTTCGTTCGAGGTCATGGCGGCGTTTTCGGCATCCGAGCCCTCTGTCGAAGCGCTTGTCGGCAAGACCCGTCTGTACGATGGACGGATTGTGATGCCGATGGCTCCAGTCGATAACGCCCTGATCTGCGGTTTGCTTTGCGCTTATCTCGCCGAGACAGCCTCGCCCTCCGAGCTTGCGCGCACAAGGGTGATCGGCAGGCTTTGGAGCGATGAGGCGTTGCATCATGCCTATCTCGACTATCTGTTCGGACACGGCAGTCTTCCGCCTGTCAGTCAGAAAGAGCGCAATGCACTGATGCTGCTTTTCCACGGAACGCTGGTTGAAGATCGCAATGGTCAGCCGCCGTCATTCCATACCGGACAGACGGAGACCGCCTCGTTCGCTCGACGGTTGATGGAGCTGATTGAAGCCGATCCCCGGAATCCGTGGGGCACGGTGACGACCGCGTATCTGAACCACGATGTTGGTGGACGGTGGAGCACGCCGCCCTTCGGGGATGCCTGCCGGGCGCTTGATGGCAAGGGGCTAAGGCATGTGTCGCTTTTCGCCGCCGGGTACTTTTCTGACGGCAACGAAACTACCGGTCGGGAGCAGCAGTGTTCGGCCTTTGATCCGGATGCTCAGGTCGAAACGATTCCCTGCCTGAACGATTCGCCCCGCTTCATCTCCTTTCTCGCCGGCCGGGTGGTGGCTGCTACTCGGCAAATCCTTGCTTTTTCGTGA
- a CDS encoding four helix bundle suffix domain-containing protein — protein MAGSARIILPHGNYKKLHSYRKSAIIYDLTVRFCQRFLSRRDRTVDQMVQAARSGKQNIVEGCMASGTSKEMEIKLVNVARASLEELLEDYFDFLRTRNLPVWGKNSREALFVRKLSRESGVSYESFREFVETRPAEVVANIAICLIHQASFLLKRQLETLEQQFLEAGGIRERMTKARLEYRQRR, from the coding sequence ATGGCCGGTTCGGCGCGGATTATTTTGCCGCATGGCAACTACAAGAAGCTGCACTCCTACCGGAAAAGCGCGATTATTTACGACTTGACGGTTCGGTTCTGCCAGAGGTTTCTTTCGCGCCGCGACCGCACGGTTGACCAGATGGTTCAGGCTGCACGCTCTGGCAAGCAGAATATTGTCGAGGGTTGCATGGCTTCCGGAACCTCGAAAGAGATGGAGATCAAGCTGGTCAATGTAGCCAGAGCGAGCCTCGAAGAGTTGCTGGAGGATTATTTCGATTTCCTGCGAACTCGCAATCTACCGGTTTGGGGGAAAAATTCACGAGAGGCGCTGTTCGTCAGAAAGCTCTCACGCGAGAGCGGCGTGAGTTACGAATCGTTTCGCGAGTTTGTTGAAACCCGTCCCGCCGAAGTGGTGGCCAACATCGCCATTTGCCTGATCCACCAGGCAAGTTTTCTACTCAAACGTCAGCTCGAAACACTCGAACAACAATTCCTCGAAGCGGGCGGCATCCGCGAGCGAATGACCAAAGCCCGCCTCGAATACCGTCAGCGCAGGTAA
- a CDS encoding AEC family transporter, translating into MDNLILIAVSFTAGLLMRRFSRMPEQTPLAMNAFIIYVSLPAMVLFYLHGLDFSPAMFLPASMPWLTFGLSALFFVVVGRLLKLPRATVGSLILCGGLGNTSFFGFPMIEAFYGKQGIAHGIIIDQLGSFMVVSILGVTVAGVYSHGSADARSIVKRVLLFPSFIALIAAVLLNDVAYPDWFLNLIRRLSDMLAPMALFSVGFQFNPGHIGKSRNTLALGLAFKLAVVPAVMFLVYVMVAGMHGLPARITIFEAAMPTMITGGIIAAEHRLDPPLANLMVSLGLLVSFVTLAIWTLLLGGV; encoded by the coding sequence ATGGACAATCTCATTCTTATTGCGGTCTCTTTTACGGCGGGTCTGCTCATGCGCCGTTTCAGTCGTATGCCGGAGCAGACCCCTTTGGCGATGAATGCGTTCATTATTTACGTTTCATTGCCGGCCATGGTGCTGTTTTATCTTCACGGCCTCGATTTCAGCCCGGCGATGTTCCTGCCCGCTTCGATGCCGTGGTTGACTTTCGGGCTTTCAGCGCTCTTCTTTGTCGTTGTTGGTCGGCTGCTCAAGCTTCCGCGCGCGACAGTCGGGTCACTGATTCTCTGCGGCGGGCTGGGCAATACCTCGTTTTTCGGTTTTCCTATGATCGAGGCGTTTTACGGGAAGCAGGGGATCGCGCACGGCATCATCATCGACCAGCTCGGCAGCTTCATGGTGGTCTCGATTCTCGGCGTCACCGTAGCCGGGGTCTATTCGCATGGAAGTGCGGACGCGAGAAGCATCGTCAAGCGGGTGCTGTTGTTCCCCTCGTTCATCGCTCTGATTGCGGCCGTGCTGCTCAACGATGTGGCCTATCCCGACTGGTTTCTGAATCTTATCAGACGCCTGAGTGACATGCTTGCCCCGATGGCGCTTTTCTCGGTCGGCTTTCAGTTCAATCCGGGGCACATCGGCAAAAGCCGAAACACGCTCGCGCTGGGGCTTGCTTTCAAGCTTGCTGTGGTGCCTGCGGTGATGTTTCTGGTTTATGTGATGGTTGCGGGAATGCACGGCCTGCCTGCGCGGATCACCATTTTCGAAGCGGCCATGCCAACCATGATAACCGGCGGCATTATCGCTGCCGAGCACCGGCTCGATCCGCCCCTTGCCAACCTCATGGTGTCGCTCGGGTTGCTGGTCTCGTTCGTGACGCTTGCGATCTGGACGCTGCTTCTCGGTGGTGTCTGA